A region of Vitis vinifera cultivar Pinot Noir 40024 chromosome 13, ASM3070453v1 DNA encodes the following proteins:
- the LOC100241001 gene encoding pentatricopeptide repeat-containing protein At2g39620 yields MCIKHQLRRSFTSIATAASEFPSLSSSTYTNYLHYPRLLSSCKHLNPLLQIHAQIIVSGFKHHHSITHLINLYSLFHKCDLARSVFDSTPNPSRILWNSMIRAYTRSKQYNEALEMYYCMVEKGLEPDKYTFTFVLKACTGALNLQEGVWFHGEIDRRGLERDVFIGAGLVDMYSKMGDLKRAREVFDKMPKRDVVAWNAMIAGLSQSEDPCEAVDFFRSMQLVGVEPSSVSLLNLFPGICKLSNIELCRSIHGYVFRRDFSSAVSNGLIDLYSKCGDVDVARRVFDQMVDQDDVSWGTMMAGYAHNGCFVEVLELFDKMKLGNVRINKVSAVSAFLAAAETIDLEKGKEIHGCALQQRIDSDILVATPLMVMYAKCGETEKAKQLFWGLQGRDLVAWSAIIAALVQTGYPEEALSLFQEMQNQKMKPNRVTLMSILPACADLSLLKLGKSIHCFTVKADMDSDLSTGTALVSMYAKCGFFTAALTTFNRMSSRDIVTWNSLINGYAQIGDPYNAIDMFYKLRLSAINPDAGTMVGVVPACALLNDLDQGTCIHGLIVKLGFESDCHVKNALIDMYAKCGSLPSAEFLFNKTDFTKDEVTWNVIIAAYMQNGHAKEAISSFHQMRLENFHPNSVTFVSVLPAAAYLAAFREGMAFHACIIQMGFLSNTLVGNSLIDMYAKCGQLDYSEKLFNEMDHKDTVSWNAMLSGYAVHGHGDRAIALFSLMQESQVQIDSVSFVSVLSACRHAGLVEEGRKIFHSMSDKYHIKPDLEHYACMVDLLGRAGLFDETLGFIKVMPVEPDAGVWGALLGSCRMHSNVKLGEVALDHLVKLEPRNPAHFVVLSSIYAQSGRWADAGKARSKMNDLGLKKTPGCSWVELKNKVHAFRVGDKSHPQLESMHLLWNTLLEKMEKIGYVPDRSCVLQNVEEEDKEMFLYSHSERLAITFALLNTPPGSTIQIVKNLRVCADCHTTTKFISKITTRRIIVRDATRFHHFEDGICSCNDYW; encoded by the coding sequence ATGTGTATCAAACACCAGCTTCGCAGGTCCTTCACTTCCATTGCAACTGCAGCTTCTGAATTTCCATCTTTATCCTCCTCCACCTACACTAATTACCTGCACTACCCTCGTCTCCTCTCCTCTTGCAAACACCTCAACCCTCTCCTTCAAATCCATGCCCAAATCATAGTCTCTGGCTTCAAACACCACCATTCCATAACCCATCTCATAAACTTGTACTCTCTCTTCCATAAATGCGACCTGGCTCGCTCTGTATTCGATTCTACTCCAAACCCTTCTCGGATTTTATGGAACTCCATGATCAGAGCTTATACAAGGTCAAAACAGTATAATGAAGCGCTGGAAATGTACTATTGTATGGTAGAGAAGGGGTTGGAGCCAGACAAGTATACTTTTACGTTTGTGTTGAAGGCTTGTACTGGAGCTTTGAACTTGCAAGAAGGTGTTTGGTTTCATGGAGAAATAGACCGGAGAGGGCTAGAACGTGATGTGTTTATCGGGGCCGGTCTCGTTGATATGTATTCTAAAATGGGTGATTTGAAGAGAGCAAGAGAGGTGTTTGATAAGATGCCTAAGAGGGATGTTGTGGCTTGGAATGCCATGATTGCGGGGTTATCGCAAAGTGAGGATCCTTGTGAGGCTGTGGATTTCTTTAGGAGTATGCAGTTGGTTGGCGTGGAGCCGAGCTCGGTGAGCTTGTTGAACTTGTTCCCTGGGATTTGTAAACTATCCAATATTGAATTGTGTAGGTCTATCCATGGTTATGTATTTAGAAGAGATTTTAGTTCTGCAGTTTCAAATGgtttgattgatttatattcaAAATGTGGAGATGTAGATGTGGCTCGCAGGGTTTTCGATCAGATGGTGGACCAGGATGATGTTTCATGGGGAACAATGATGGCAGGTTATGCCCATAATGGATGTTTTGTTGAGGTCTTGGAGCTATTTGATAAAATGAAACTAGGGAATGTGAGGATAAATAAGGTATCAGCAGTGAGTGCTTTTTTGGCAGCTGCAGAGACGATAGATTTAGAAAAAGGTAAGGAGATACATGGTTGTGCCTTACAACAAAGGATTGATTCAGATATTTTGGTTGCTACTCCTCTTATGGTGATGTATGCGAAGTGTGGAGAAACAGAGAAGGCTAAACAATTGTTTTGGGGACTTCAAGGAAGAGATTTAGTTGCTTGGTCTGCAATTATCGCTGCTTTAGTCCAAACCGGGTATCCTGAAGAAGCACTTTCTCTGTTTCAAGAAATGCAGAACCAAAAAATGAAACCTAATAGGGTTACTCTTATGAGCATCCTTCCAGCTTGTGCAGATTTATCGTTGTTGAAATTAGGGAAGAGCATACACTGCTTCACTGTTAAAGCTGACATGGATTCTGATCTTTCAACTGGAACAGCCCTGGTGTCCATGTATGCTAAATGTGGATTCTTTACTGCCGCACTGACTACATTCAATAGGATGTCATCTAGAGATATTGTGACATGGAACTCTTTGATAAACGGATATGCTCAGATTGGTGATCCATATAATGCGATTGACATGTTCTATAAATTACGATTATCTGCAATAAACCCAGATGCAGGAACCATGGTAGGTGTGGTCCCAGCCTGTGCACTCTTGAATGACCTAGACCAAGGCACCTGCATTCATGGGCTAATTGTAAAGCTTGGGTTTGAATCAGATTGTCATGTTAAGAATGCTCTAATTGATATGTATGCTAAATGTGGAAGCCTTCCCTCAGCTGAATTCTTGTTCAATAAAACTGACTTCACAAAAGATGAGGTAACTTGGAATGTAATAATTGCGGCATATATGCAGAATGGGCATGCAAAGGAAGCTATTTCATCTTTTCACCAGATGAGATTGGAGAATTTTCATCCCAATTCAGTCACATTTGTGAGTGTCCTTCCTGCAGCTGCATATTTGGCAGCATTCAGAGAAGGAATGGCCTTTCATGCCTGCATAATCCAAATGGGATTTTTGTCTAACACACTTGTTGGTAACAGTCTCATTGATATGTATGCTAAATGTGGGCAGCTTGATTATTCAGAGAAACTTTTTAATGAGATGGATCATAAAGACACTGTTTCATGGAATGCAATGCTATCAGGATATGCAGTCCATGGGCATGGGGACCGAGCTATTGCACTTTTCTCACTTATGCAGGAGAGTCAAGTCCAGATTGATTCTGTATCCTTTGTTAGTGTTTTGTCTGCTTGCAGACATGCAGGTTTAGTAGAAGAAGGAAGGAAAATATTTCATTCCATGAGTGACAAATATCATATTAAACCGGATTTGGAACACTATGCTTGCATGGTGGATCTCTTAGGTCGTGCTGGTCTATTTGATGAAACTTTGGGTTTTATCAAGGTAATGCCAGTGGAACCTGATGCTGGAGTTTGGGGAGCCTTGTTGGGGTCATGTCGAATGCATTCCAATGTAAAATTAGGAGAGGTTGCATTGGATCACCTGGTTAAACTAGAGCCTAGAAATCCGGCTCACTTTGTGGTGTTATCAAGTATATATGCCCAATCTGGTAGGTGGGCAGATGCAGGAAAAGCCAGATCAAAGATGAATGACCTGGGCTTGAAAAAAACTCCAGGATGCAGTTGGGTTGAGCTCAAAAACAAAGTCCATGCATTCCGAGTAGGTGATAAGAGTCATCCACAATTGGAGAGTATGCATTTGCTGTGGAATACTTTACTGGAGAAGATGGAGAAAATTGGTTATGTTCCTGACAGGAGCTGTGTATTACAGAATGTGGAAGAAGAGGATAAAGAAATGTTTCTCTACAGTCACAGTGAAAGATTAGCCATAACTTTTGCTCTTCTTAATACACCGCCTGGGTCAACCATCCAGATAGTGAAGAACCTTCGTGTTTGTGCTGATTGCCACACTACTACGAAGTTTATTTCAAAAATCACAACCCGTAGGATCATTGTCAGAGATGCGACTCGTTTCCATCATTTTGAGGATGGTATTTGCTCATGCAACGATTACTGGTGA
- the LOC100265056 gene encoding transcription factor bHLH123 isoform X1 → MQFPEMRNAILPSFSSQYCSLGNTPKSFSGNNEIIQIPNSEVSMQMDPKVNAYSSSFIISSKAYSNQLGDGGFAMPAQTFINDDQPGTSLSSTIKRLSHPCPAADYQTSMPRYDGISQIPQLEDAMQNARKRPIEAVDDLVGRKIFEEWKSSKKKKKTVSSEGQWHPQANKEAMEIQRQRLHVPVKRSQKLSDRITALQKLVSPYGKTDTASVLQEASLYIKLLQGQIRNLFQILSTSYCRVTPLHQQKIGEKEQDLQSRGLCLVPIAFTQKLTREDQVDHHQAMEQREF, encoded by the exons ATGCAGTTTCCAGAAATGAGGAATGCGATCCTACCGTCTTTTTCTTCACAATATTGCAGCTTGGGTAATACACCTAAAAGTTTCTCAG GAAACAATGAAATAATTCAGATTCCAAACTCAGAAGTTTCAATGCAAATGGACCCCAAAGT GAATGCCTACAGCAGCAGCTTTATTATCAGTTCTAAAGCATACAGCAATCAGCTAGGAGATGGGGGATTTGCCATGCCTGCTCAGACCTTCATTAATGATGATCAACCAG GAACATCTTTATCATCCACAATCAAGAGACTAAGTCACCCTTGCCCGGCTGCGGATTATCAGACTAGCATGCCAAGATATGACGGCATTTCTCAGATTCCACAGCTTGAAGAT GCTATGCAAAATGCAAGGAAACGACCCATTGAGGCAGTCGATGATCTGGTGGGGAGGAAGATTTTTGAGGAGTGGAAGAGCagtaagaagaagaagaagactgtGAGCTCTGAAGGGCAATGGCATCCTCAAGCTAACAAAGAAGCCATGGAGATCCAAAGACAAAGA CTGCATGTGCCAGTGAAGAGAAGCCAAAAACTGAGTGACAGGATCACAGCTCTTCAAAAGCTGGTTTCCCCTTATGGAAAG ACAGACACTGCTTCAGTTCTTCAGGAGGCTTCTCTTTATATCAAACTCCTCCAAGGACAGATTAGG AACCTGTTTCAGATACTAAGTACCTCATACTGCAGAGTTACACCTCTTCATCAGCAG AAAATTGGAGAGAAAGAGCAGGACTTACAGAGCAGAGGGCTTTGCTTGGTGCCCATAGCATTCACTCAGAAACTGACAAGGGAAGACCAGGTTGATCATCATCAAGCCATGGAGCAGAGGGAGTTTTAG
- the LOC100247912 gene encoding elongator complex protein 1, giving the protein MNNLKLYSDLSLNLELRSAEEVVSFSAFDIERNRLVFASSDNFIYTTQLPSSQNERVWGKTSSYSKVEPIDLEPGDFITAFDYLMEKEALIVGTSSGLLLLHNVDDNAIEVVGRVEGGVKCISPSPDGDLLGIITGFGQIVVMTHDWDVLYENTLDDLPEDVDLSEPTFSSCYISWRGDGKYFVTLGELHTSSSHKKLKVWERDTGALHAASESKAFMGTVLDWMPSGAKIASVYDKKVENECPLIVFFERNGLERSSFSINELTDAKVEILKWNCSSDLLAAVVRSETFDSVKIWFFSNNHWYLKQEIRYLREDGVKFMWHPTKPLQLICWTLGGEVTVNSFVWVTAVMENSTALVIDESKILATPLSLSLMPPPMYLFNLKFSSTIRDIAFYTKNSKNLLAAFLSDGCLCVAELPPLDTWEELEGKELSVDASSSETIFGSFVHLIWLDAHILLGVSHFGFSHSNYFSQTPSSKDMLHGYYLQEIELLCSEDHVPGLGTCSGWHAKITNQIPLDGLVIGLAPNPTKKCSAFVQFDGGKVFEYIPNLGIMEGAPKTEDMSLSSSCPWMSVVPVGDSGSSRPLLFGLDDNGRLHVGGKIICNNCRSFSFYSNSADLAITHLILATKQDLLFVIDIDDILDGKLEVKYENFIHAGNKRREEDNRNFITIWERGAKVIGVLHGDEAAVILQTARGNLECIYPRKLVLASIINALVQSRFRDGLLMVRRHRIDFNVIVDHCGWQAFLQSAAEFVRQVNNLSYITEFVCSIKNETITETLYKNYISLLCLREAKDVQAGDFKGPNNNNKVSSVLMSIRKALEEQVPESPARELCILTTLARSDPPALEEALERIKLIREMELLGSDDPRRKSYPSAEEALKHLLWLSDSEAVYEASLGLYDLHLAAIVALNSQRDPKEFLPFLQELERMPVHLMRYNIDIRLRRYESALKHIASAGDAYYADCLNLMKENPQLFPLGLQLITDPAKKKEVLEAWGDHFSDEKCFEDAATTYLCCSGLEKALKAYRACGNWGGVMTVAGLLKLGKEEIVQLANELCEELQALGKPGEAAKIALDYCGDVKSAINLLVSARDWEEALRVAFMHRCDDLISEVQNASLECATLLIGEYEEGLEKVGKYLARYLAVRQRRLLLAAKLQSEDRSINDLDDDTASEASSSFSGMSAYTTGTRKGSAASISSSTASKGRGMRRQRNRGKIRAGSPGEEMALVEHLKGMYLTPGAERELKSLLVSLVVLGKEEMAKKLQRTGEAFQLSQMAAVKLAEDTMPNDNIDEYAYTLENYIQKLRNEQQSDAFVWRSKVLLSS; this is encoded by the exons ATGAATAATCTGAAGCTTTATTCAGATCTCTCTCTGAATCTGGAGTTGAGATCAGCCGAAGAAGTTGTCTCTTTCTCTGCGTTCGATATTGAACGCAACCGCTTGGTTTTTGCTTCTTCCGATAATTTCATATACACCACGCAGCTTCCTTCATCACAA AATGAAAGGGTATGGGGCAAAACCTCTTCATATTCCAAGGTTGAGCCTATTGATTTGGAACCTGGGGACTTCATTACTGCCTTTGATTATCTCATGGAGAAAGAAGCACTTATAGTGGGAACTTCTAGTGGGCTTCTTTTGCTGCATAATGTGGATGATAATGCGATAGAAGTTGTTGGTAGGGTGGAGGGTGGTGTCAAGTGCATTTCGCCAAGCCCAGATGGAGATCTACTTGGTATAATAACTGGTTTTGGGCAGATAGTAGTGATGACTCATGATTGGGATGTGTTGTATGAGAATACGCTTGATGATCTGCCTGAAGATGTTGACTTAA GTGAACCAACCTTTTCTTCCTGTTATATTTCTTGGCGTGGTGATGGAAAATACTTTGTGACGCTGGGGGAATTGCACACTTCTTCCTCACACAAGAAGCTTAAGGTTTGGGAAAGAGATACAGGGGCGCTGCATGCTGCTTCAGAATCAAAGGCTTTCATGGGAACAGTTTTGGATTGGATGCCTAGTGGAGCTAAAATTGCTTCTGTTTATGACAAGAAAGTTGAAAATGAGTGTCCCTTAATAGTTTTCTTTGAGAGGAATGGATTGGAAAGAAGCTCTTTTAGCATTAATGAGCTAACTGATGCAAAAGTAGAAATTTTAAAGTGGAATTGCAGTTCAGATCTTCTTGCAGCTGTTGTTAGATCTGAAACATTTGACTCTGTTAAAATATGGTTCTTCAGCAATAATCATTGGTACCTGAAACAAGAAATTAGATACTTGAGGGAGGATGGAGTTAAATTCATGTGGCATCCGACAAAGCCACTGCAACTGATTTGTTGGACTCTTGGTGGAGAAGTCACAGTCAACAGCTTTGTCTGGGTTACAGCTGTTATGGAGAACTCAACAGCATTAGTAATTGATGAGTCCAAGATACTAGCAACCCCTCTTTCCCTTTCTCTAATGCCACCACCAATGTATTTATTTAACCTAAAGTTTTCAAGTACTATTAGGGACATTGCTTTTTATACCAAGAATTCTAAGAATCTTTTGGCTGCATTTTTGTCAGATGGATGTTTGTGTGTTGCAGAGCTTCCTCCTCTTGATACTTGGGAAGAACTGGAAGGGAAAGAATTAAGTGTTGATGCCTCCTCTTCTGAAACAATATTTGGGTCATTTGTACATCTCATATGGTTGGATGCGCATATACTTCTTGGTGTTTCTCATTTTGGGTTCAGTCACAGCAATTACTTTTCACAAACTCCATCTAGCAAGGATATGCTTCATGGGTATTATTTGCAGGAAATTGAGCTTTTGTGTTCCGAGGATCATGTCCCAGGTTTGGGAACCTGCTCAGGTTGGCATGCAAAGATCACCAATCAAATACCTCTAGATGGGCTTGTAATTGGCCTTGCTCCTAATCCCACAAAAAAGTGTTCAGCATTTGTTCAGTTTGATGGTGGCAAAGTCTTTGAATATATACCAAATTTAGGCATCATGGAAGGAGCTCCAAAAACTGAGGATATGAGTTTGTCATCATCTTGCCCTTGGATGAGTGTAGTTCCTGTGGGTGACAGTGGATCATCAAGGCCTTTGCTTTTTGGGCTTGATGACAATGGTAGGCTGCATGTTGGTGGGAAGATAATATGTAACAACTGCAGAAGTTTCTCATTTTACTCAAATTCGGCTGATCTAGCGATAACACATTTGATTCTTGCAACTAAACAGGATTTACTCTTTGTTATTGACATTGATGACATTTTGGATGGAAAATTGGAAGTAAAATATGAAAACTTCATCCATGCTGGTAATAAAAGACGCGAAGAAGATAATAGAAACTTTATAACTATATGGGAAAGAGGTGCTAAAGTTATTGGTGTCCTTCATGGAGATGAAGCTGCTGTTATATTACAAACAGCTCGAGGAAACCTAGAATGCATCTATCCAAGAAAATTGGTCCTGGCCTCAATAATTAATGCTTTGGTTCAAAGTCGTTTCAGAGATGGGCTACTCATGGTGAGGCGGCATAGGATAGATTTCAATGTCATTGTCGACCATTGTGGTTGGCAAGCCTTTCTCCAGTCAGCTGCAGAGTTTGTCAGGCAGGTAAATAATCTGAGCTACATCACTGAGTTTGTTTGTTCCATCAAGAATGAGACTATTACAGAGActttatacaaaaattatatatccCTACTGTGCCTGAGGGAGGCTAAAGATGTCCAAGCTGGAGATTTCAAGGgtccaaataataataacaaagttTCTTCAGTTCTGATGTCTATAAGGAAGGCTCTTGAGGAACAAGTACCAGAAAGTCCTGCAAGGGAGCTTTGCATTCTGACTACTCTAGCTCGAAGTGATCCCCCAGCTCTTGAAGAAGCATTGGAGAGAATAAAACTTATCCGGGAAATGGAACTATTAGGTTCTGATGATCCACGTAGAAAGTCTTACCCTTCTGCAGAAGAGGCTCTGAAGCATCTTTTGTGGTTGTCTGATTCTGAGGCTGTCTATGAAGCTTCTTTAGGCCTTTATGATTTGCACCTTGCAGCTATTGTGGCATTGAACTCTCAACGGGACCCAAAAGaatttcttccctttcttcaaGAACTGGAACGCATGCCTGTTCACTTGATGCGATATAATATCGACATTAGATTGCGCAGGTATGAGAGTGCTCTCAAACACATCGCTTCTGCAGGGGATGCTTATTATGCAGATTGTTTGAACCTCATGAAGGAAAATCCCCAACTTTTTCCATTGGGACTTCAACTGATCACTGATCCTGCCAAGAAAAAAGAAGTGCTTGAGGCCTGGGGAGATCATTTTAGTGATGAAAAATGCTTTGAAGATGCTGCTACTACTTATTTGTGCTGCTCTGGTTTGGAGAAAGCTTTGAAGGCATATCGTGCATGTGGTAATTGGGGTGGTGTAATGACGGTTGCTGGTCTCCTTAAATTGGGAAAAGAAGAGATTGTGCAACTGGCAAATGAGCTTTGTGAAGAACTCCAGGCACTTGGTAAACCAGGGGAAGCTGCCAAAATTGCTCTGGATTACTGTGGAGATGTTAAAAGTGCTATCAATTTATTGGTCAGTGCGCGAGATTGGGAGGAGGCACTAAGGGTTGCGTTTATGCACAGGTGTGATGATTTAATCTCAGAAGTGCAGAATGCATCTCTGGAATGTGCCACTCTGCTCATTGGTGAATATGAGGAAGGTCTGGAGAAAGTAGGAAAGTACTTAGCCCGCTACTTAGCTGTTCGGCAGAGAAGATTACTACTTGCAGCAAAGCTTCAATCAGAAGACCGGTCGATAAATGATCTTGATGATGATACTGCTTCAGAAGCTAGCAGTAGTTTCAGTGGAATGAGTGCTTACACCACAGG GACAAGGAAAGGCTCTGCTGCTTCCATTAGTTCAAGTACGGCAAGCAAGGGAAGAGGAATGAGGCGTCAAAGGAATAGAGGAAAAATCCGTGCTGGAAG CCCTGGTGAGGAGATGGCTCTGGTAGAGCATTTGAAGGGCATGTATCTTACCCCTGGAGCAGAGCGTGAACTTAAATCTCTGTTGGTTTCCCTTGTGGTACTTGGCAAGGAAGAAATGGCGAAGAAGCTACAACGAACAGGAGAGGCCTTTCAACTGTCTCAAATGGCAGCAGTCAAACTAGCTGAAGATACAATGCCTAATGACAACATAGATGAGTATGCATATACTTTGGAGAACTACATACAGAAATTAAGAAATGAACAGCAGTCAGATGCTTTTGTTTGGCGATCTAAAGTGCTGCTTTCTTCATAA
- the LOC100263260 gene encoding actin-depolymerizing factor 2 isoform X1 translates to MANAASGMAVHDDCKLKFLELKAKRTYRSIVFQIEEKQKQVIVEKVGEPTQSYEDFAASLPADECRYAVYDFDFVTEENCQKSRIFFIAWSPDTSRVRSKMIYASSKDRFKRELDGIQVELQATDPTEIGLDVIRSRAC, encoded by the exons ATG GCGAACGCTGCATCAGGGATGGCTGTGCATGATGATTGCAAGTTAAAATTTTTGGAGCTGAAGGCAAAAAGAACCTACCGCTCTATAGTTTTCCAGATTGAGGAGAAGCAAAAGCAGGTTATTGTGGAAAAGGTTGGTGAGCCCACTCAAAGTTACGAGGATTTTGCTGCCAGCCTTCCTGCGGATGAATGCAGATATGCTGTCTATGACTTTGACTTTGTGACTGAAGAGAATTGCCAAAAAAGCAGGATTTTCTTCATTGCATG gTCTCCTGACACGTCAAGGGTGAGAAGCAAGATGATTTATGCAAGCTCAAAGGACAGGTTCAAGAGAGAGCTAGATGGTATTCAGGTAGAGTTGCAAGCAACTGATCCTACTGAGATTGGTCTTGATGTTATTAGAAGCCGTGCTTGCTGA
- the LOC100265056 gene encoding transcription factor bHLH123 isoform X2 encodes MQFPEMRNAILPSFSSQYCSLGNNEIIQIPNSEVSMQMDPKVNAYSSSFIISSKAYSNQLGDGGFAMPAQTFINDDQPGTSLSSTIKRLSHPCPAADYQTSMPRYDGISQIPQLEDAMQNARKRPIEAVDDLVGRKIFEEWKSSKKKKKTVSSEGQWHPQANKEAMEIQRQRLHVPVKRSQKLSDRITALQKLVSPYGKTDTASVLQEASLYIKLLQGQIRNLFQILSTSYCRVTPLHQQKIGEKEQDLQSRGLCLVPIAFTQKLTREDQVDHHQAMEQREF; translated from the exons ATGCAGTTTCCAGAAATGAGGAATGCGATCCTACCGTCTTTTTCTTCACAATATTGCAGCTTGG GAAACAATGAAATAATTCAGATTCCAAACTCAGAAGTTTCAATGCAAATGGACCCCAAAGT GAATGCCTACAGCAGCAGCTTTATTATCAGTTCTAAAGCATACAGCAATCAGCTAGGAGATGGGGGATTTGCCATGCCTGCTCAGACCTTCATTAATGATGATCAACCAG GAACATCTTTATCATCCACAATCAAGAGACTAAGTCACCCTTGCCCGGCTGCGGATTATCAGACTAGCATGCCAAGATATGACGGCATTTCTCAGATTCCACAGCTTGAAGAT GCTATGCAAAATGCAAGGAAACGACCCATTGAGGCAGTCGATGATCTGGTGGGGAGGAAGATTTTTGAGGAGTGGAAGAGCagtaagaagaagaagaagactgtGAGCTCTGAAGGGCAATGGCATCCTCAAGCTAACAAAGAAGCCATGGAGATCCAAAGACAAAGA CTGCATGTGCCAGTGAAGAGAAGCCAAAAACTGAGTGACAGGATCACAGCTCTTCAAAAGCTGGTTTCCCCTTATGGAAAG ACAGACACTGCTTCAGTTCTTCAGGAGGCTTCTCTTTATATCAAACTCCTCCAAGGACAGATTAGG AACCTGTTTCAGATACTAAGTACCTCATACTGCAGAGTTACACCTCTTCATCAGCAG AAAATTGGAGAGAAAGAGCAGGACTTACAGAGCAGAGGGCTTTGCTTGGTGCCCATAGCATTCACTCAGAAACTGACAAGGGAAGACCAGGTTGATCATCATCAAGCCATGGAGCAGAGGGAGTTTTAG